The Streptomyces kanamyceticus DNA segment CGACCGGGACGTGGTCCTGGTCCGCGTCGACGACCACGTGCGCCGCCGTCGTCCGTACGACCCCGGCGGCGCGCCGTCCGCGCAGCAGCCCCGCGGCGTGCGCGGCGCTGGTCACCTTGACCCCGACGCAGCCCAGCTCCCCGCCGTCCATCCGGGCCCGGCGGCCCAGACCCGCGATGTCCCCGGTGCCGTAGGGGTTGTTGCTGACGAGGAGCGCCTGCGGCTCGGCGAAGTCGGTGTCTCCCGCGTGCGCGGAGAGCCGCGGCCCCTGGTGGCCCGCCAGCATGTCGGGCAGCAGCCGCAGCGCCGTACGCGTCTTGTCGTCCCGATACGCGGGGCTCGCCACCACCTCGGCGTAGGCCCCGAACGAGACGTTGTTGACGAAGGGGAGGCCGCCCGCGCTGCCGAGGTCGACGTGCAGTTCCACGCCGTCCCGCAGCGCGTCGAGCGCCTTCGACGGGTCGTTCCTGTCGAGCCCCAGGTCGAGGGCGAAGTGATTGCGGGTGCCCGCCGGGATCACCAGGAAGGGCAGGTCGAGCGCGGCGGCGACCTCGGCGACCTGCGCCTGGGTGCCGTCACCGCCCGCGACGCCGAGCAGGTCGGCGCCCCCGGCCGCGGCCTTGCGCGCCATGTCGGCCACGTCGCCGTCGCCGTTGTCGCGCCACTGCAAGAGGATCACCTCGGCGCCCAGGCCCTGGGCGCGTTCGACCAGTTCGAACCGGCGGACCTTCCCGCCGCCGGACCGCGGATTCATGATCAGTACGGGACGGCGCACGCGCGGCGCCGGATGCTCGGCCATCGCCGCGGGCCCCTCGTCCCGTACGAGCGCGGCCCGGCCCGCGCCGACCGCAAGGAGCCACAGGGCGAAGGCGAGGGCGGCGACCCACGCCAGATGGGCGCGGGTGTACGCGATGAGGACCCATACGGGCGCGCCCAGGGCCAGGACCACGGCGAGGACCCGCAGGACGCCCTCCTTGGCCAGGCTCCACCACAGTCCGGCGGCCACGAGCACCAGGCCGACGAGGCCGACGGCCAGCAGTCCGATGGTCCGGGTGC contains these protein-coding regions:
- a CDS encoding diacylglycerol/lipid kinase family protein; its protein translation is MNPTMWQRRWLARASLGSVLVAGVVLGVFAGTRTIGLLAVGLVGLVLVAAGLWWSLAKEGVLRVLAVVLALGAPVWVLIAYTRAHLAWVAALAFALWLLAVGAGRAALVRDEGPAAMAEHPAPRVRRPVLIMNPRSGGGKVRRFELVERAQGLGAEVILLQWRDNGDGDVADMARKAAAGGADLLGVAGGDGTQAQVAEVAAALDLPFLVIPAGTRNHFALDLGLDRNDPSKALDALRDGVELHVDLGSAGGLPFVNNVSFGAYAEVVASPAYRDDKTRTALRLLPDMLAGHQGPRLSAHAGDTDFAEPQALLVSNNPYGTGDIAGLGRRARMDGGELGCVGVKVTSAAHAAGLLRGRRAAGVVRTTAAHVVVDADQDHVPVGVDGETVSLPVPVRCEVRPLALRVLVPRNRPGVRRARPLLDWRVIGRLALGRSHRF